A single Dreissena polymorpha isolate Duluth1 chromosome 14, UMN_Dpol_1.0, whole genome shotgun sequence DNA region contains:
- the LOC127856978 gene encoding zinc finger protein 347-like isoform X2: MFAYEDLAYECPSVGSNASLPGNMNANSSNMETILPHQLSPSDVSMEADDRLLMERWYAQHSENVDAMQGSGDMAARKGLPESQTDQSGLMSDPGSVNQQCKISVSNGNSSVLTTPTLYANDIISDKRHCLDSHNCAFLKPDVMDVKPVLSTSQTDTYHGKGQCWDFCIPRQGVRPSVFILPVNDPRVRMLVISCVSKSNPSQDISERLSNEMPPLMCSEREEVVVTSEEVDSNLSEDSGESFSDDSGELLIERNKRKIQSYHSTIPAPKRVRDQGFSSGIVNMRDASVTGQPDIIPDFMLDHTYHTQLAADATVAAAQNCNMFVDMSVFDSDEELSDSDEELTPDTCMEKKTHANENAVKKTVPHSRKLAKTKSYWILDDLVDDLVDDLVDDLVDDLVKKEVEQAKKAKKPKKGKTDNSLGERNSANFMNLEPPDDDNMLYCGECKKEFEGDCPVHGPYNYIQDKEVPEGDPHRADHTLPDDLEIKTSKLFGAGLGVFSKVGLASRTMFGPYGGDIITDNHKSGYCWQIYKEGKASHFVDAQNKATSNWMRYVNCAMMEADRNLIAFQCKGGIYYCTFKPVSAGEELLIWYGDEYSRELGFIRDKYLLFRQKYVNGEEIYQCVYCTTAFTTAVPCVRHLRKMHGRDILTSNDLQVLDRWLQKYDKTYLKKYITQLNHTTNYINLSSMSNVEHNKNDSSQSVCEKQLTSAILQKKSIENMDEKENKCKECAYISDNSCDLKKHMRMHVHRGERLYKCEVCGYACNYSFNLKTHMRIHTGERQYKCEVCGYACNYSWSLKTHMRIHTGERQYKCEVCGYAFNNSKSLKRHMRIHSGERPYTCEVCGYSFNVRGALKRHMRIHSGERPYKCEVCGNTFKRNEDLKRHMRIHSGERPYKCAVCGEAFKQSSHLTHHMSIHTGEGPYKGEVCGNTFNRNDDLKTHMRIHSGEKPYRCEVCGYLCDHSGNLLRHMRIHTGERPYKCGVCGNAFKGNELLKRHMRIHTGERPCNCEVCGNAFKHNDDLKKHMRIHRGERPYKCEVCDFACIERGALKTHMRIHTGERPYMCEVCGYASNQSSYLKTHMSIHTGERPFMCEVCGKAFKIVRQLNAHMRIHTGERPYKCEVCGYTCIHSHTLKTHMRKHTGERPYMCEVCGYACSISDRLVKHMRGMWFCK; this comes from the exons ATGTTCGCTTATGAAGATCTTGCTTATGAGTGTCCATCTGTTGGAAGCAATGCATCTTTGCCTGGAAATATGAATGCTAACTCTTCAAATATGGAAACAATTTTACCCCACCAACTGAGTCCCTCTGATGTTTCAATGGAAGCTGATGACCGACTTTTGATGGAACGTTGGTATGCCCAGCACTCCGAGAATGTTGATGCAATGCAAGGCAGTGGTGATATGGCAGCTAGAAAAGGTCTGCCTGAAAGTCAGACAGACCAGTCTGGTCTGATGTCTGACCCTGGTAGTGTTAATCAACAATGTAAAATCTCTGTTTCCAATGGAAACTCATCAGTTCTAACGACACCAACATTATATGCAAATGATATTATCAGTGATAAAAGACACTGTTTGGATTCTCATAATTGTGCCTTTTTGAAACCTGATGTTATGGATGTCAAACCAGTTCTCTCCACATCCCAAACGGACACTTACCATGGTAAGGGACAGTGTTGGGATTTTTGCATCCCAAGACAGGGGGTTAGGCCATCAGTTTTTATTTTACCAGTTAATGATCCTCGTGTACGAATGCTTGTAATCAGCTGCGTTTCAAAGTCAAATCCCTCACAAGACATTTCTGAAAGATTGAGCAATGAAATGCCTCCTTTGATGTGTTCTGAAAGGGAAGAAGTTGTGGTGACATCAGAGGAAGTGGATTCAAATCTGTCAGAAGATTCTGGTGAATCGTTTTCTGATGATTCTGGAGAGCTGTTAATTGAAAGAAACAAAAGGAAAATTCAGAGCTATCATTCAACTATTCCGGCACCAAAGAGAGTTAGGGATCAAGGTTTTTCCAGTGGCATAGTTAACATGAGAGATGCTTCAGTAACAG GTCAGCCAGACATTATACCAGATTTCATGTTGGATCACACCTATCATACCCAACTGGCCGCGGATGCAACAGTAGCTGCTGCTCAAAATTGCAACATGTTCGTGGACATGTCAGTCTTTGACAGCGATGAAGAGCTGTCTGACAGCGATGAAGAGTTGACTCCAGATACATGTATGGAAAAAAAGACACACGCAAATG AGAATGCTGTAAAGAAAACTGTCCCCCATTCTCGGAAACTAGCTAAGACTAAGTCTTATTGGATATTGGATGACCTAGTGGATGACCTAGTGGATGACCTAGTGGATGACCTAGTGGATGACCTAGTGAAAAAAGAAGTTGAG CAAGCGAAGAAAGCCAAGAAACCAAAAAAGGGCAAGACTGACAACAGTCTCGGAGAGAGAAACTCTGCCAACTTTATGAACCTGGAACCTCCGGATGATGACAACATGCTCT ACTGTGGAGAATGCAAGAAGGAGTTTGAAGGGGACTGCCCTGTCCATGGACCGTACAACTACATACAGGACAAAGAG GTGCCAGAAGGTGACCCCCATAGAGCTGATCATACCTTGCCAGATGACCTTGAAATTAAAACCTCAAAGCTATTTGGAGCTGGTCTTGGAGTATTTTCCAAGGTGGGACTGGCGTCCAGAACCATGTTTGGACCCTATGGTGGCGATATCATCACAGACAACCATAAGTCAGGATATTGCTGGCAG ATCTATAAGGAAGGCAAAGCGAGCCACTTTGTGGATGCCCAGAACAAGGCCACCTCTAACTGGATGAGATACGTGAACTGTGCTATGATGGAGGCAGACCGGAACCTTATAGCATTCCAGTGCAAAGGAGGCATCTATTACTGCACATTCAAGCCAGTTTCAGCAG GAGAGGAACTGCTTATCTGGTACGGAGATGAATACTCCAGAGAACTTGGCTTTATTCGAGACAAGTACTTGCTCTTCAGACAAAAATATGTAAATGGAGAAG AAATTTACCAATGTGTATACTGCACGACAGCATTCACAACTGCAGTCCCCTGTGTGCGTCATTTGAGGAAAATGCATGGTCGTGATATACTGACATCCAATGATCTCCAAGTTCTGGATCGGTGGCttcaaaaatatgataaaacataccttaaaaagtatataacacaGTTAAATCACACAACCAATTACATAAACCTCAGCAGTATGTCAAATGTTGAACATAATAAAAATGACAGTTCACAAAGTGTTTGTGAAAAGCAGTTAACAAGTGCAATATTACAGAAGAAGAGCATAGAAAATATGGATGAAAAGGAGAACAAGTGTAAGGAGTGTGCATATATTAGTGATAACAGTTGTgacttgaagaaacacatgaggatGCATGTACATAGAGgagagagactgtacaagtgtgaggtgtgtgggtATGCATGTAACTATAGTTttaacttgaagacacacatgaggatacatacaggagagagacagtacaagtgtgaggtgtgtgggtATGCATGTAACTATAGTTGGagcttgaagacacacatgaggatacatacaggagagagacagtacaagtgtgaggtgtgtggttatgcatttaACAATAGTAAGagcttgaagagacacatgaggatacattccGGAGAAAGACCGTAcacgtgtgaggtgtgtggttattcATTTAATGTGAGAGGTgccttgaagagacacatgagaatacatagtggagagagaccgtacaagtgtgaggtgtgtggtaatACATTTAAGCGAAATGAAGACTTGAAAAGACATatgaggatacattcaggagagagaccgtacaagtgtgcgGTTTGTGGTGAAGCATTCAAACAGAGTAGTCACTTGACACATCACATGAGCATACATACAGGAGAGGGACCCTACAAGGGTGAGGTGTGTGGTAATACATTTAACCGGAATGAtgacttgaagacacacatgaggatacattcaggagAAAAACCGTACAGgtgtgaggtgtgtggctatTTATGTGACCATAGTGGTAACTTGCtgagacacatgaggatacatactggtgaaagaccgtacaagtgtgggGTGTGTGGAAATGCATTTAAGGGTAATGAATtattgaagagacacatgaggatacatacaggagagagaccgtgCAATTGTGAGGTTTGTGGTAATGCATTTAAGCACAATGATgacttgaagaaacacatgaggatacatagaggagagagaccgtacaagtgtgaggtttgTGATTTTGCATGTATTGAGCGTGGtgccttgaagacacacatgaggatacatacaggagagagaccctACATGTGTGAGGTGTGTGGGTATGCAAGTAACCAGAGTAGTTACCTGAAGACACACATGAgcatacatacaggagagagacctttcatgtgtgaggtgtgtggtaaagCATTTAAAATAGTTCGTCAATTGAAtgcacacatgaggatacatacaggagagagaccgtacaagtgtgaggtgtgtggttatacATGTATCCATAGTCataccttgaagacacacatgaggaaacatacaggagagagaccgtacatgtgtgag gtgtgtggttatgcatgtagcATCAGTGACAGATTGGTGAAGCACATGAGAGGTATGTGGTTTTGCAAGTAA
- the LOC127856978 gene encoding histone-lysine N-methyltransferase PRDM9-like isoform X5 gives MFAYEDLAYECPSVGSNASLPGNMNANSSNMETILPHQLSPSDVSMEADDRLLMERWYAQHSENVDAMQGSGDMAARKGLPESQTDQSGLMSDPGSVNQQCKISVSNGNSSVLTTPTLYANDIISDKRHCLDSHNCAFLKPDVMDVKPVLSTSQTDTYHGKGQCWDFCIPRQGVRPSVFILPVNDPRVRMLVISCVSKSNPSQDISERLSNEMPPLMCSEREEVVVTSEEVDSNLSEDSGESFSDDSGELLIERNKRKIQSYHSTIPAPKRVRDQGFSSGIVNMRDASVTGQPDIIPDFMLDHTYHTQLAADATVAAAQNCNMFVDMSVFDSDEELSDSDEELTPDTCMEKKTHANENAVKKTVPHSRKLAKTKSYWILDDLVDDLVDDLVDDLVDDLVKKEVEQAKKAKKPKKGKTDNSLGERNSANFMNLEPPDDDNMLYCGECKKEFEGDCPVHGPYNYIQDKEVPEGDPHRADHTLPDDLEIKTSKLFGAGLGVFSKVGLASRTMFGPYGGDIITDNHKSGYCWQIYKEGKASHFVDAQNKATSNWMRYVNCAMMEADRNLIAFQCKGGIYYCTFKPVSAGEELLIWYGDEYSRELGFIRDKYLLFRQKYVNGEEIYQCVYCTTAFTTAVPCVRHLRKMHGRDILTSNDLQVLDRWLQKYDKTYLKKYITQLNHTTNYINLSSMSNVEHNKNDSSQSVCEKQLTSAILQKKSIENMDEKENKCKECAYISDNSCDLKKHMRMHVHRGERLYKCEVCGYACNYSFNLKTHMRIHTGERQYKCEVCGYACNYSWSLKTHMRIHTGERQYKCEVCGYAFNNSKSLKRHMRIHSGERPYTCEVCGYSFNVRGALKRHMRIHSGERPYKCEVCGNTFKRNEDLKRHMRIHSGERPYKCAVCGEAFKQSSHLTHHMSIHTGEGPYKGEVCGNTFNRNDDLKTHMRIHSGEKPYRCEVCGYLCDHSGNLLRHMRIHTGERPYKCGVCGNAFKGNELLKRHMRIHTGERPCNCEVCGNAFKHNDDLKKHMRIHRGERPYKCEVCDFACIERGALKTHMRIHTGERPYMCEVCGYASKQSRHLKAHMMIHTGKRPYKCEVCGYTCIHSYTLKTHMRKHT, from the exons ATGTTCGCTTATGAAGATCTTGCTTATGAGTGTCCATCTGTTGGAAGCAATGCATCTTTGCCTGGAAATATGAATGCTAACTCTTCAAATATGGAAACAATTTTACCCCACCAACTGAGTCCCTCTGATGTTTCAATGGAAGCTGATGACCGACTTTTGATGGAACGTTGGTATGCCCAGCACTCCGAGAATGTTGATGCAATGCAAGGCAGTGGTGATATGGCAGCTAGAAAAGGTCTGCCTGAAAGTCAGACAGACCAGTCTGGTCTGATGTCTGACCCTGGTAGTGTTAATCAACAATGTAAAATCTCTGTTTCCAATGGAAACTCATCAGTTCTAACGACACCAACATTATATGCAAATGATATTATCAGTGATAAAAGACACTGTTTGGATTCTCATAATTGTGCCTTTTTGAAACCTGATGTTATGGATGTCAAACCAGTTCTCTCCACATCCCAAACGGACACTTACCATGGTAAGGGACAGTGTTGGGATTTTTGCATCCCAAGACAGGGGGTTAGGCCATCAGTTTTTATTTTACCAGTTAATGATCCTCGTGTACGAATGCTTGTAATCAGCTGCGTTTCAAAGTCAAATCCCTCACAAGACATTTCTGAAAGATTGAGCAATGAAATGCCTCCTTTGATGTGTTCTGAAAGGGAAGAAGTTGTGGTGACATCAGAGGAAGTGGATTCAAATCTGTCAGAAGATTCTGGTGAATCGTTTTCTGATGATTCTGGAGAGCTGTTAATTGAAAGAAACAAAAGGAAAATTCAGAGCTATCATTCAACTATTCCGGCACCAAAGAGAGTTAGGGATCAAGGTTTTTCCAGTGGCATAGTTAACATGAGAGATGCTTCAGTAACAG GTCAGCCAGACATTATACCAGATTTCATGTTGGATCACACCTATCATACCCAACTGGCCGCGGATGCAACAGTAGCTGCTGCTCAAAATTGCAACATGTTCGTGGACATGTCAGTCTTTGACAGCGATGAAGAGCTGTCTGACAGCGATGAAGAGTTGACTCCAGATACATGTATGGAAAAAAAGACACACGCAAATG AGAATGCTGTAAAGAAAACTGTCCCCCATTCTCGGAAACTAGCTAAGACTAAGTCTTATTGGATATTGGATGACCTAGTGGATGACCTAGTGGATGACCTAGTGGATGACCTAGTGGATGACCTAGTGAAAAAAGAAGTTGAG CAAGCGAAGAAAGCCAAGAAACCAAAAAAGGGCAAGACTGACAACAGTCTCGGAGAGAGAAACTCTGCCAACTTTATGAACCTGGAACCTCCGGATGATGACAACATGCTCT ACTGTGGAGAATGCAAGAAGGAGTTTGAAGGGGACTGCCCTGTCCATGGACCGTACAACTACATACAGGACAAAGAG GTGCCAGAAGGTGACCCCCATAGAGCTGATCATACCTTGCCAGATGACCTTGAAATTAAAACCTCAAAGCTATTTGGAGCTGGTCTTGGAGTATTTTCCAAGGTGGGACTGGCGTCCAGAACCATGTTTGGACCCTATGGTGGCGATATCATCACAGACAACCATAAGTCAGGATATTGCTGGCAG ATCTATAAGGAAGGCAAAGCGAGCCACTTTGTGGATGCCCAGAACAAGGCCACCTCTAACTGGATGAGATACGTGAACTGTGCTATGATGGAGGCAGACCGGAACCTTATAGCATTCCAGTGCAAAGGAGGCATCTATTACTGCACATTCAAGCCAGTTTCAGCAG GAGAGGAACTGCTTATCTGGTACGGAGATGAATACTCCAGAGAACTTGGCTTTATTCGAGACAAGTACTTGCTCTTCAGACAAAAATATGTAAATGGAGAAG AAATTTACCAATGTGTATACTGCACGACAGCATTCACAACTGCAGTCCCCTGTGTGCGTCATTTGAGGAAAATGCATGGTCGTGATATACTGACATCCAATGATCTCCAAGTTCTGGATCGGTGGCttcaaaaatatgataaaacataccttaaaaagtatataacacaGTTAAATCACACAACCAATTACATAAACCTCAGCAGTATGTCAAATGTTGAACATAATAAAAATGACAGTTCACAAAGTGTTTGTGAAAAGCAGTTAACAAGTGCAATATTACAGAAGAAGAGCATAGAAAATATGGATGAAAAGGAGAACAAGTGTAAGGAGTGTGCATATATTAGTGATAACAGTTGTgacttgaagaaacacatgaggatGCATGTACATAGAGgagagagactgtacaagtgtgaggtgtgtgggtATGCATGTAACTATAGTTttaacttgaagacacacatgaggatacatacaggagagagacagtacaagtgtgaggtgtgtgggtATGCATGTAACTATAGTTGGagcttgaagacacacatgaggatacatacaggagagagacagtacaagtgtgaggtgtgtggttatgcatttaACAATAGTAAGagcttgaagagacacatgaggatacattccGGAGAAAGACCGTAcacgtgtgaggtgtgtggttattcATTTAATGTGAGAGGTgccttgaagagacacatgagaatacatagtggagagagaccgtacaagtgtgaggtgtgtggtaatACATTTAAGCGAAATGAAGACTTGAAAAGACATatgaggatacattcaggagagagaccgtacaagtgtgcgGTTTGTGGTGAAGCATTCAAACAGAGTAGTCACTTGACACATCACATGAGCATACATACAGGAGAGGGACCCTACAAGGGTGAGGTGTGTGGTAATACATTTAACCGGAATGAtgacttgaagacacacatgaggatacattcaggagAAAAACCGTACAGgtgtgaggtgtgtggctatTTATGTGACCATAGTGGTAACTTGCtgagacacatgaggatacatactggtgaaagaccgtacaagtgtgggGTGTGTGGAAATGCATTTAAGGGTAATGAATtattgaagagacacatgaggatacatacaggagagagaccgtgCAATTGTGAGGTTTGTGGTAATGCATTTAAGCACAATGATgacttgaagaaacacatgaggatacatagaggagagagaccgtacaagtgtgaggtttgTGATTTTGCATGTATTGAGCGTGGtgccttgaagacacacatgaggatacatacaggagagagaccctACATGTGTGAG gtgtgtggttatgcaagTAAGCAGAGTCGTCACTTGAAGGCACATATGATGATACATACAGGAaagagaccgtacaagtgtgaggtgtgtggttatacATGTATCCATAGTTataccttgaagacacacatgaggaaaCATACATGA
- the LOC127856978 gene encoding histone-lysine N-methyltransferase PRDM9-like isoform X4 — protein sequence MFAYEDLAYECPSVGSNASLPGNMNANSSNMETILPHQLSPSDVSMEADDRLLMERWYAQHSENVDAMQGSGDMAARKGLPESQTDQSGLMSDPGSVNQQCKISVSNGNSSVLTTPTLYANDIISDKRHCLDSHNCAFLKPDVMDVKPVLSTSQTDTYHGKGQCWDFCIPRQGVRPSVFILPVNDPRVRMLVISCVSKSNPSQDISERLSNEMPPLMCSEREEVVVTSEEVDSNLSEDSGESFSDDSGELLIERNKRKIQSYHSTIPAPKRVRDQGFSSGIVNMRDASVTGQPDIIPDFMLDHTYHTQLAADATVAAAQNCNMFVDMSVFDSDEELSDSDEELTPDTCMEKKTHANENAVKKTVPHSRKLAKTKSYWILDDLVDDLVDDLVDDLVDDLVKKEVEQAKKAKKPKKGKTDNSLGERNSANFMNLEPPDDDNMLYCGECKKEFEGDCPVHGPYNYIQDKEVPEGDPHRADHTLPDDLEIKTSKLFGAGLGVFSKVGLASRTMFGPYGGDIITDNHKSGYCWQIYKEGKASHFVDAQNKATSNWMRYVNCAMMEADRNLIAFQCKGGIYYCTFKPVSAGEELLIWYGDEYSRELGFIRDKYLLFRQKYVNGEEIYQCVYCTTAFTTAVPCVRHLRKMHGRDILTSNDLQVLDRWLQKYDKTYLKKYITQLNHTTNYINLSSMSNVEHNKNDSSQSVCEKQLTSAILQKKSIENMDEKENKCKECAYISDNSCDLKKHMRMHVHRGERLYKCEVCGYACNYSFNLKTHMRIHTGERQYKCEVCGYACNYSWSLKTHMRIHTGERQYKCEVCGYAFNNSKSLKRHMRIHSGERPYTCEVCGYSFNVRGALKRHMRIHSGERPYKCEVCGNTFKRNEDLKRHMRIHSGERPYKCAVCGEAFKQSSHLTHHMSIHTGEGPYKGEVCGNTFNRNDDLKTHMRIHSGEKPYRCEVCGYLCDHSGNLLRHMRIHTGERPYKCGVCGNAFKGNELLKRHMRIHTGERPCNCEVCGNAFKHNDDLKKHMRIHRGERPYKCEVCDFACIERGALKTHMRIHTGERPYMCEVCGYASNQSSYLKTHMSIHTGERPFMCEVCGKAFKIVRQLNAHMRIHTGERPYKCEVCGYTCIHSYTLKTHMRKHT from the exons ATGTTCGCTTATGAAGATCTTGCTTATGAGTGTCCATCTGTTGGAAGCAATGCATCTTTGCCTGGAAATATGAATGCTAACTCTTCAAATATGGAAACAATTTTACCCCACCAACTGAGTCCCTCTGATGTTTCAATGGAAGCTGATGACCGACTTTTGATGGAACGTTGGTATGCCCAGCACTCCGAGAATGTTGATGCAATGCAAGGCAGTGGTGATATGGCAGCTAGAAAAGGTCTGCCTGAAAGTCAGACAGACCAGTCTGGTCTGATGTCTGACCCTGGTAGTGTTAATCAACAATGTAAAATCTCTGTTTCCAATGGAAACTCATCAGTTCTAACGACACCAACATTATATGCAAATGATATTATCAGTGATAAAAGACACTGTTTGGATTCTCATAATTGTGCCTTTTTGAAACCTGATGTTATGGATGTCAAACCAGTTCTCTCCACATCCCAAACGGACACTTACCATGGTAAGGGACAGTGTTGGGATTTTTGCATCCCAAGACAGGGGGTTAGGCCATCAGTTTTTATTTTACCAGTTAATGATCCTCGTGTACGAATGCTTGTAATCAGCTGCGTTTCAAAGTCAAATCCCTCACAAGACATTTCTGAAAGATTGAGCAATGAAATGCCTCCTTTGATGTGTTCTGAAAGGGAAGAAGTTGTGGTGACATCAGAGGAAGTGGATTCAAATCTGTCAGAAGATTCTGGTGAATCGTTTTCTGATGATTCTGGAGAGCTGTTAATTGAAAGAAACAAAAGGAAAATTCAGAGCTATCATTCAACTATTCCGGCACCAAAGAGAGTTAGGGATCAAGGTTTTTCCAGTGGCATAGTTAACATGAGAGATGCTTCAGTAACAG GTCAGCCAGACATTATACCAGATTTCATGTTGGATCACACCTATCATACCCAACTGGCCGCGGATGCAACAGTAGCTGCTGCTCAAAATTGCAACATGTTCGTGGACATGTCAGTCTTTGACAGCGATGAAGAGCTGTCTGACAGCGATGAAGAGTTGACTCCAGATACATGTATGGAAAAAAAGACACACGCAAATG AGAATGCTGTAAAGAAAACTGTCCCCCATTCTCGGAAACTAGCTAAGACTAAGTCTTATTGGATATTGGATGACCTAGTGGATGACCTAGTGGATGACCTAGTGGATGACCTAGTGGATGACCTAGTGAAAAAAGAAGTTGAG CAAGCGAAGAAAGCCAAGAAACCAAAAAAGGGCAAGACTGACAACAGTCTCGGAGAGAGAAACTCTGCCAACTTTATGAACCTGGAACCTCCGGATGATGACAACATGCTCT ACTGTGGAGAATGCAAGAAGGAGTTTGAAGGGGACTGCCCTGTCCATGGACCGTACAACTACATACAGGACAAAGAG GTGCCAGAAGGTGACCCCCATAGAGCTGATCATACCTTGCCAGATGACCTTGAAATTAAAACCTCAAAGCTATTTGGAGCTGGTCTTGGAGTATTTTCCAAGGTGGGACTGGCGTCCAGAACCATGTTTGGACCCTATGGTGGCGATATCATCACAGACAACCATAAGTCAGGATATTGCTGGCAG ATCTATAAGGAAGGCAAAGCGAGCCACTTTGTGGATGCCCAGAACAAGGCCACCTCTAACTGGATGAGATACGTGAACTGTGCTATGATGGAGGCAGACCGGAACCTTATAGCATTCCAGTGCAAAGGAGGCATCTATTACTGCACATTCAAGCCAGTTTCAGCAG GAGAGGAACTGCTTATCTGGTACGGAGATGAATACTCCAGAGAACTTGGCTTTATTCGAGACAAGTACTTGCTCTTCAGACAAAAATATGTAAATGGAGAAG AAATTTACCAATGTGTATACTGCACGACAGCATTCACAACTGCAGTCCCCTGTGTGCGTCATTTGAGGAAAATGCATGGTCGTGATATACTGACATCCAATGATCTCCAAGTTCTGGATCGGTGGCttcaaaaatatgataaaacataccttaaaaagtatataacacaGTTAAATCACACAACCAATTACATAAACCTCAGCAGTATGTCAAATGTTGAACATAATAAAAATGACAGTTCACAAAGTGTTTGTGAAAAGCAGTTAACAAGTGCAATATTACAGAAGAAGAGCATAGAAAATATGGATGAAAAGGAGAACAAGTGTAAGGAGTGTGCATATATTAGTGATAACAGTTGTgacttgaagaaacacatgaggatGCATGTACATAGAGgagagagactgtacaagtgtgaggtgtgtgggtATGCATGTAACTATAGTTttaacttgaagacacacatgaggatacatacaggagagagacagtacaagtgtgaggtgtgtgggtATGCATGTAACTATAGTTGGagcttgaagacacacatgaggatacatacaggagagagacagtacaagtgtgaggtgtgtggttatgcatttaACAATAGTAAGagcttgaagagacacatgaggatacattccGGAGAAAGACCGTAcacgtgtgaggtgtgtggttattcATTTAATGTGAGAGGTgccttgaagagacacatgagaatacatagtggagagagaccgtacaagtgtgaggtgtgtggtaatACATTTAAGCGAAATGAAGACTTGAAAAGACATatgaggatacattcaggagagagaccgtacaagtgtgcgGTTTGTGGTGAAGCATTCAAACAGAGTAGTCACTTGACACATCACATGAGCATACATACAGGAGAGGGACCCTACAAGGGTGAGGTGTGTGGTAATACATTTAACCGGAATGAtgacttgaagacacacatgaggatacattcaggagAAAAACCGTACAGgtgtgaggtgtgtggctatTTATGTGACCATAGTGGTAACTTGCtgagacacatgaggatacatactggtgaaagaccgtacaagtgtgggGTGTGTGGAAATGCATTTAAGGGTAATGAATtattgaagagacacatgaggatacatacaggagagagaccgtgCAATTGTGAGGTTTGTGGTAATGCATTTAAGCACAATGATgacttgaagaaacacatgaggatacatagaggagagagaccgtacaagtgtgaggtttgTGATTTTGCATGTATTGAGCGTGGtgccttgaagacacacatgaggatacatacaggagagagaccctACATGTGTGAGGTGTGTGGGTATGCAAGTAACCAGAGTAGTTACCTGAAGACACACATGAgcatacatacaggagagagacctttcatgtgtgaggtgtgtggtaaagCATTTAAAATAGTTCGTCAATTGAAtgcacacatgaggatacatacaggagagagaccgtacaagtgtgag gtgtgtggttatacATGTATCCATAGTTataccttgaagacacacatgaggaaaCATACATGA